The following nucleotide sequence is from Patescibacteria group bacterium.
GCTTGTGTGATGTTCTCGTGTCCTCCCGGTTTCGCTTTCAAATTTTCCAGTTGGGCGAGATCGGCGCCAGCCTTTTGCAAATCTTCAGCCCCAGTCTCGGACTTCGGCGCTTCAGAATTTTCCGATTGTGACTCGGCGGCGCTGGCGAAAAAAATCAAACGATTTTCCATTTCTAAGAAAATTAGAGTCAGAATTTTAACTCAACCGCGCCAAATTATGAAGCCGATGTAGCCGCAATAGCTCGTGAGTAAGATTGTCGCCTGCCAGCGTTCGAGTGTGTATTTTTTACCAATGAAGCTTGCAGTGAGCAGAATCAGACTGAGCCCTGTGAGTACGAGCAGGTCGGTCGTGGCGTTCGCCGCGAAATGAATCGGATTGATGAGGGCGCTCGCGCCGAGCACCCAAAAAACATTAAACACATTTGAGCCGATGACATTGCCGATGGCGAGATCGACTTTTTTCTTCCACACGGCGACGACGCTCGTGACGAGCTCGGGCAGGCTCGTGCCGACCGCGACCAGGGTTAGTCCGATTAGTTTTTCGCTCACGCCAAGAGTGCGGGCGATTTCAGTTGCCGAGCTGACGACGGACTGTCCGCCGATTGTGAGGGCGGCGAGCCCGCTCACAGCGAAGAACAGCGCGCGACCCAGGCTCAGCTTTTCCTGTTCGATGATTGCCGCAATGGTGGTGGATTCAGATTTTTTATTTTGCACCGACCGGTAAATCAGCCATAAAAAAATTACGAAGCCGAGAATCAAAATCACACCGGCGAAACGCCCCAGGACAAATGCACCACTATTTTTTACCGCCAAAAAATAAATTGCCCCGACACCCAGGATGCCGAGCGGAATATCTTTTCGGACGAGGTTTTTTTCAATTGCAAGCGGAGCGATGAGCCCGGCCAGTCCGAGCACGAGCGCGATATTCGCGATGTTCGAACCGATGATGTTGCCGACGACCAGTTCGCCGCTACCGTGGAGTGAGCTCACGATATTCACGACCAGCTCGGGTGCACTCGTGCCGAAAGCGACGATGGTGAGCCCGATGACGATTTCCGACAGACCGAATTTTTTCGCCAGAGAGCTGGATCCTTTGATGAGCCAGTCGGCACCCGCCACGAGGAGGACGAAGCCGAAGGCGAAAATTAAATAACTCAAAAACACGAGCGCCATTTTCCCCTGAAAAAAAAGATTTGCAAAGAAATAGTTTTGGGTATAAATTCATAACAGGGTTTAGGGAATAGGGAAAAATCAATCAGACTTCCAATAAGGAAAAAAATTATCACCAGACTAAGAACCCCCGAACTAAGAAATAATTTAACCCAACCACAATGCCCAATCGAGACGGAACCGGCCCCGCCGGGAAAGGTCCACGCACCGGTCGCGGTCAGTGCGCGCCGAAAAAAGTTGCTGCGAAAAAACTCACCAAAAAATAATGCCGCGCCCCGAAATTCCGCGGCGCGTGCGCGGTCGTTTTGCCGTCTCTTATTTCAAGCCGGCAGGCGTGCCGCTGCGCGAGCTTGCGGAGATTACTTTACGACACGACGAAGTCGAAGCGATTCGCCTGAAAAATATTGAAAAGCTCGACCAAACTGCGGCGGCGGCGAAAATGAAAATTTCGCAATCGACCTTTCAGCGTATTTTGGCGCGCGCACACCAAAAAATCGCGACGGCGATTTGTACCGGGAAAGCGATTCGAATTGAAAAATGAGACTACTTAAAATGTCGGTGGCAAAAAGCTCGCCCAGATCCGGTTTTTAAATATTGTTCAAATTGGCGAGCGCTTTTTTCGTCCAAGAATGCGAAATAATTTTTGAGTTGCCAGGGTTTAAACTTGACGGTGTGCTTCGACTTGCCGGAATTGTGGTCGACAAGCCGACTTTTCAAATTTGCCGAAAACCCGATATAGGTTTGATCAGGAAAGGGAATACTCCGCAAAATGTAGACATAAAACATTTGCTATTCCTATAGTTCAAATTTTACTTTGCTAAAACTGGCGAAGCCAGCCGAAGCTTGCGAACGAATTTTCAGCAGGCAATTGCGCGGGAACGAGTCCGCCTTCGCTGAAGCTACGGCGGACAGCCTTCGCA
It contains:
- a CDS encoding calcium/sodium antiporter — its product is MFLSYLIFAFGFVLLVAGADWLIKGSSSLAKKFGLSEIVIGLTIVAFGTSAPELVVNIVSSLHGSGELVVGNIIGSNIANIALVLGLAGLIAPLAIEKNLVRKDIPLGILGVGAIYFLAVKNSGAFVLGRFAGVILILGFVIFLWLIYRSVQNKKSESTTIAAIIEQEKLSLGRALFFAVSGLAALTIGGQSVVSSATEIARTLGVSEKLIGLTLVAVGTSLPELVTSVVAVWKKKVDLAIGNVIGSNVFNVFWVLGASALINPIHFAANATTDLLVLTGLSLILLTASFIGKKYTLERWQATILLTSYCGYIGFIIWRG
- a CDS encoding DUF5320 domain-containing protein, producing MPNRDGTGPAGKGPRTGRGQCAPKKVAAKKLTKK
- a CDS encoding DUF134 domain-containing protein translates to MPRPEIPRRVRGRFAVSYFKPAGVPLRELAEITLRHDEVEAIRLKNIEKLDQTAAAAKMKISQSTFQRILARAHQKIATAICTGKAIRIEK
- a CDS encoding GIY-YIG nuclease family protein, which codes for MFYVYILRSIPFPDQTYIGFSANLKSRLVDHNSGKSKHTVKFKPWQLKNYFAFLDEKSARQFEQYLKTGSGRAFCHRHFK